Genomic window (Streptomyces sp. NBC_01431):
GCCATCGCGGGTGAGCACCACAATCACGCGATCCTCGGCGCCTCGGAGCACTGCGTCGCCGTCCACCCCTCCGACATGGGCGTGGCGCTGGCCGCCTTCGACGCGGTCGTCTCGTACGAAACGGCGGACGGGCCCGGCGAGTTGCCTCTCGCGGAGTTCTATCGTCCGGTCGGCCGGACCCCGCATCTGGAGACCGCGCTGCCGTCCGGCGCGCTGATCACCGCCGTCACCCTGCCGCCGGCTCCGGTCGCCGCCGCTTCCCGCTACCGCAAGGTGCGCGAGCGCGCTTCCTACGCGTTCGCCATCGGCTCGCTCGCCGCCGCGCTCGACGTCCGGGACGGGAGGGTGCACGAGGTGCGCCTCGCCTTCGGCGCGGTGGCGTCCCGGCCGTGGCGGGCACGTGAGGCCGAGCGGGTGCTGACCGGCGGTCCGGCAACCGCCGAGGCGTTCGCCGCGGCCGCGGACGCCGAACTGGCAGTCGCCAAGGTGCTGCCCGACAACGGATACAAGGTGACGTTGATGCGCAATCTGGTCGTGGCCCTGCTGACCGAGCTCACCGAGGAGGCTGCCCGATGACGACCACGCCCACCACGGCGGTGACGGGATCCGTCGGCAGCGCCCACACGCGGGTGGAGGGCCGCGACAAGGTCACCGGCGCGGCCCGTTACGCCGCGGACCTTCCCTTCGCCGAACTCGCGCACGGCTGGCTGGTGTTGTCGACAGTGGCTCGCGGGCGGGTCCGCTCGGTGGAGTCGGCACCCGTCCTCGCCATGCCGGGCGTCCTGACGGTCTTGCACCACGGGAACGCGCCGCGCGTCGACGGTGACTACTCCGGCCTCCTGGGCCGCCCCGACCCGATCGTCGCGTGCTTCCAGAACGATCAAGTCCCGTGCGCGGGCTGGCCGGTGGCGCTGGTCGTGGCGGAGACGCCCGAGCAGGCCAGGGAGGCAGCCGAAGCGCTGGTCGTCCATTACGACGAGGAGCCGCACGACGTCGACTTCGCGGCCGGACGCCCCGGAACGTACACGCCCGAGAACTCCCCCGCGCTTCAGGCGGAGACGGACAAGGGAGACCTCGAAGCCCAACTCGCCTCTTCCGCCGTCGTGGTGGACGCCGAGTACAGCACGCCGGAGGAGTACCACAGTCCACTGGAGCCACATGCGGCGACGGCGCGCTGGGAGGGCGGACGTCTCGAAGTAGTCGACTCCAACCAGGGCACCATGTGGGTCGCGGACGAACTCGCGAAGCTGTTCTCCCTCGATCCGGCGTCGGTGCGGGTGCGTTCCGAGCACATCGGCGGAGCCTTCGGCTCCAAGGGGTTGCGTCCGCACCAGGTGCTCGCCGTGATGGCCGCGACCGTCCTGGACCGCCCGGTCCGCGTCGTACTGACGCGCCGTCAGATGTTCTCGGTGGTCGGCTACCGCAGCCCCACCGCGCAGCGCGTCAGGCTCGGCGCGGACGCCGACGGACGGCTGCGCGCGCTCGACCACCAGGCCCACAACCAGACCTCGCGCGTGCACGAATTCGTGGAGCAGAGCGCCTCGATCGGGCGCGTGATGTACGACGCCGACGCGCACCACACCGTGAACCGGGTGGTTCCACTCGATGTGTCCACCCCCACGTGGATGCGCGCACCGGGCGAGGCGCCGGGCTCGTTCGCACTGGAGTCGGCGCTCGACGAGCTCGCCGAGAAGTGCGGCATGGACCCGATCGCGCTGCGCGCCCGCAACGAGCCGGTCGCCGGGCCGGTCTCCGGGCTCCCGTTCAGCAGCCGCAATGTGCTCGCCTGTTTCGCGGAGGGGGCCCGCAGGTTCGGCTGGGCGGAGCGGGACCCGCGCCCAGGGCTGCGGCGCGAAGGGCGCTGGCTGCTGGGGACCGGCACCGCGGCGGCCACGTACCCCTCGGGAGTCGCACCGTCCACGGCCGCGGTGACGGCGGAGGCCGACGGCACCTTCACCGTCCGGATCAGCGCGGCGGACATCGGAACGGGGGCGCGGACCGCGCTGACCCTGATCGCCGCGGACGGGCTTGAGGTCGAGCCGCGGCGGGTCCGGGTGCGGATCGGGGACAGCGACTTCGGCCCGGCGATGGTCGCGGGCGGCTCCATGGGCACCCGCTCCTGGGCGTGGGCGGTCATGGCGGCGGTGGCCGAGCTGCGGGAGCGGCTGGTTCCGGGCGGCGACATTCCGCCGCAGGGGGTGACCGCGCGCTCGGACACCTCTGCGGCGGTAGGCGCTCTGGTGGCGAAGGAACGGCACTCCTTCGGCGCGCAGTTCGCCGAGGTCGCCGTGGACACCACCAGCGGCGAGGTGCGTGTGCGCCGCATGCTCGGCATCTTCGCCGCGGGCCGGATCGTGAACCCGCTGACGGCGCGCAGTCAGCTCGTGGGCGGGATGACGTGGGGAATCTCGATGGCGCTGCACGAGGAGGCGGCCCGGGACCGGGCTTCGGGCTCGCACGTGGGCGCAGACTTCGCGGGCTACCACTTCGCGGCCAACGCCGACGTACCGGTCATCGAGGCGGACTGGGTGGACGACCCGGACGCGGACGATCCCGTTGGGATCAAGGGCATCGGCGAGATCGGGATCGTCGGGGCCGCTGCCGCCATCGCCAACGCGGTGTGGCATGCGACCGGCGTACGCCACCGGGACCTGCCGATCCGTCCCGACCGGGTGCTGCGCGCGGGCACCGGCCGGGCCGCCGCCCACTGAGCCCACCCCGGAGCACGGATCACGAGGAGAGACTCACATGCTGGACATAGCCGATGAGTTGCACCAATGGGTGGAGCAGGGCCGGGACTTCGCGGTCGCCACGGTCGTCGCGGTGGGCGGCAGCGCGCCGCGCCGGCCCGGCGCCGCCCTCGCGGTCGACAGCGAGGGGCTGGCCATCGGCTCGGTGTCGGGCGGCTGTGTGGAGGGAGCGGTCTACGAGCTGTGTGTCCAGGCGCTGCGAGACGGCACCTCGGTGCGCGAGCGGTTCGGCTACAGCGACGAGGACGCGTTCGCCGTGGGGTTGACCTGCGGCGGGGTCATCGACGTCCTCGTCACACCGGTCCGCACCGAAGCGCCGGGCACCTCGGTGATCGCGGCGGGTCTCGTGGCCGCGCGGCGCGGGGACACGGCGGCGCTCGCCCGCGTGGCCGCGGGCCCGTCCGGGCTCCTCGGCGGCGCCCTGCTCGTCCACCCGGACGGATCGTACGAGGGCGGTCTCGGCGGGCGTCCCGAGCTGGATTTGACGGCGGCGGCACAGGCGCGGGCGATGCTCGTCGCAGGGCGCACCGGCTCGTTCACCGTGCCGGAGAGCGGATCGCACCGCGGAGCTTCGGTGACGGTCTTCGTGGAGTCGAGCGTGCCGCCGCCCCGCATGATCGTCTTCGGCGCGGTCGACTTCGCGGCGGCGCTGGTGCGTACGGGGAAGTTCCTCGGCTACCACGTGACGCTGTGCGACGCCCGCCCCGTGTTCGCCACCCGGGCGCGGTTCCCCGAGGCGGACGACATCGTGGTGGACTGGCCGCACCGCTACCTCCAGGACACCCGGACCGACAGCCGCACGGTGCTGTGCGTGCTCACCCACGACGCCAAGTTCGACGTGCCGCTGCTGGAGACGGCGCTTCGCCTTCCGGTGGCCTTCATCGGCGCGATGGGCTCGCGCCGCACGCATGAGGACCGCAACCGCCGGTTGCGCGAGGCGGGCGTGAGCGAGGCCCAACTCGCACGGCTGCACTCGCCGATCGGGCTCGATCTGGGCGCGCGTACGCCGGAAGAGACAGCCCTGTCCATCGC
Coding sequences:
- a CDS encoding FAD binding domain-containing protein, with translation MREFGYRRVFDVPGAVALLGTDPEARYLGGGTNLVDLMKAGVERPALLVDVRELPLDHIEATADGGLRIGATVTNSDLAAHPDVRLRYPALAQAVLAGASGQLRNMATVGGNLLQRTRCGYFVDATKPCNKRAPGTGCPAIAGEHHNHAILGASEHCVAVHPSDMGVALAAFDAVVSYETADGPGELPLAEFYRPVGRTPHLETALPSGALITAVTLPPAPVAAASRYRKVRERASYAFAIGSLAAALDVRDGRVHEVRLAFGAVASRPWRAREAERVLTGGPATAEAFAAAADAELAVAKVLPDNGYKVTLMRNLVVALLTELTEEAAR
- a CDS encoding xanthine dehydrogenase family protein molybdopterin-binding subunit; this translates as MTTTPTTAVTGSVGSAHTRVEGRDKVTGAARYAADLPFAELAHGWLVLSTVARGRVRSVESAPVLAMPGVLTVLHHGNAPRVDGDYSGLLGRPDPIVACFQNDQVPCAGWPVALVVAETPEQAREAAEALVVHYDEEPHDVDFAAGRPGTYTPENSPALQAETDKGDLEAQLASSAVVVDAEYSTPEEYHSPLEPHAATARWEGGRLEVVDSNQGTMWVADELAKLFSLDPASVRVRSEHIGGAFGSKGLRPHQVLAVMAATVLDRPVRVVLTRRQMFSVVGYRSPTAQRVRLGADADGRLRALDHQAHNQTSRVHEFVEQSASIGRVMYDADAHHTVNRVVPLDVSTPTWMRAPGEAPGSFALESALDELAEKCGMDPIALRARNEPVAGPVSGLPFSSRNVLACFAEGARRFGWAERDPRPGLRREGRWLLGTGTAAATYPSGVAPSTAAVTAEADGTFTVRISAADIGTGARTALTLIAADGLEVEPRRVRVRIGDSDFGPAMVAGGSMGTRSWAWAVMAAVAELRERLVPGGDIPPQGVTARSDTSAAVGALVAKERHSFGAQFAEVAVDTTSGEVRVRRMLGIFAAGRIVNPLTARSQLVGGMTWGISMALHEEAARDRASGSHVGADFAGYHFAANADVPVIEADWVDDPDADDPVGIKGIGEIGIVGAAAAIANAVWHATGVRHRDLPIRPDRVLRAGTGRAAAH
- a CDS encoding XdhC/CoxI family protein; the encoded protein is MLDIADELHQWVEQGRDFAVATVVAVGGSAPRRPGAALAVDSEGLAIGSVSGGCVEGAVYELCVQALRDGTSVRERFGYSDEDAFAVGLTCGGVIDVLVTPVRTEAPGTSVIAAGLVAARRGDTAALARVAAGPSGLLGGALLVHPDGSYEGGLGGRPELDLTAAAQARAMLVAGRTGSFTVPESGSHRGASVTVFVESSVPPPRMIVFGAVDFAAALVRTGKFLGYHVTLCDARPVFATRARFPEADDIVVDWPHRYLQDTRTDSRTVLCVLTHDAKFDVPLLETALRLPVAFIGAMGSRRTHEDRNRRLREAGVSEAQLARLHSPIGLDLGARTPEETALSIAAEIVAARQGGTGAPLTGLRTPIHPALGEGHTHGAGTCGFGTHRAGTHVAA